The Sedimentisphaera salicampi genome includes a region encoding these proteins:
- a CDS encoding NAD(P)H-dependent glycerol-3-phosphate dehydrogenase — MYNNITIIGDGAMATACSSNLCSKGFSVTMWGHSETQLKEIEKTGENTLFLPGFKLDPALKFNADDASCMQGADLIISAVPCQFCGRVWARLKPFLPAGVPIVSVTKGIENERLLLPTQIIEAETGSKNPLATLSGPNIADELMRRLPASASAACSDESIARRIQQTFTTPWFRVYSSPDIIGVQVAGASKNVIAIAAGIIDGIGAGDNAKAALLARGLAEITRLGAAMGADHDTFAGLTGLGDLVTTCISPKGRNRSFGEKLGRGMAVSEALAETNSVVEGVSTCDSVVALAGKLGVEMPIAAGVQSVIKGEMSVDEVIASLMSRELKSEKN, encoded by the coding sequence TTGTACAATAATATTACCATAATCGGCGACGGAGCAATGGCCACGGCCTGCTCTTCGAATCTTTGCTCCAAAGGCTTCAGCGTAACGATGTGGGGACATAGCGAGACCCAGCTGAAAGAGATAGAGAAAACCGGCGAGAATACCCTGTTCCTCCCGGGCTTCAAGCTCGACCCCGCACTTAAATTCAACGCGGACGATGCTTCCTGCATGCAGGGTGCGGATCTGATTATTTCTGCAGTGCCGTGCCAGTTTTGCGGGAGGGTATGGGCGAGGCTCAAACCCTTCCTCCCTGCCGGCGTGCCGATAGTATCGGTAACAAAGGGCATTGAGAATGAGCGTCTGCTGCTGCCCACTCAGATTATAGAGGCCGAGACAGGAAGCAAAAACCCCCTCGCCACGCTCTCAGGCCCGAATATCGCAGATGAGCTTATGCGCAGGCTCCCGGCAAGCGCAAGCGCTGCGTGCAGCGATGAAAGCATCGCACGCAGGATTCAGCAAACCTTTACCACCCCTTGGTTCCGCGTGTATTCAAGCCCGGATATAATCGGCGTGCAGGTTGCCGGTGCATCGAAAAACGTTATAGCAATAGCCGCCGGAATAATAGACGGCATCGGCGCAGGCGATAACGCCAAGGCCGCCCTGCTTGCCCGCGGATTGGCTGAAATAACCCGCCTCGGCGCCGCAATGGGAGCAGACCACGACACATTCGCCGGCCTCACCGGTCTTGGCGATCTGGTAACAACGTGCATCTCTCCGAAAGGACGCAACCGCAGCTTCGGCGAAAAGCTCGGCCGAGGGATGGCTGTAAGCGAGGCTCTGGCCGAGACAAACAGCGTTGTGGAAGGCGTGTCAACGTGCGATTCTGTTGTTGCCCTTGCCGGCAAGCTCGGGGTGGAGATGCCGATAGCGGCTGGTGTTCAGAGCGTGATAAAGGGCGAGATGAGCGTAGATGAGGTTATTGCGAGTCTTATGAGCAGAGAGCTGAAATCCGAGAAGAATTGA
- a CDS encoding metallophosphoesterase, which translates to MSYTEFCFFMIRLVTLGSFLTAAFVLSLEALQIYFKFAKQPAFLAKLFRFKTLRILLHSAAAAIVITYVYACFIEPHWLEISRHRIETAKLQNTSYRIVQITDTHCDRRAVLEERLVSEVRRLKPDIVVFTGDACNIGKYAAKQHFRDIFNNIDPPLGIYGCEGNWSFDTRKLFEQAGIDPLFNESRTIEKDGETLQIYGADFQYPNLERLSKLNEASFRLFLYHSPDLIESIPPGSAELYLAGHTHGGQIALPFYGAIITFSKFGKKYEEGMFERAGVQMYVCRGVGLDGGGVIKARFLARPELAVFDIVPKDN; encoded by the coding sequence ATGAGCTATACCGAGTTCTGCTTTTTTATGATTCGCCTTGTAACGCTGGGGTCATTTCTAACAGCAGCATTTGTTTTGAGCCTTGAGGCTTTGCAGATTTATTTTAAATTTGCAAAACAACCAGCATTTCTCGCAAAGCTCTTTCGCTTCAAAACGCTCCGAATCCTCCTGCATTCTGCTGCTGCTGCGATTGTGATAACGTATGTGTATGCGTGTTTCATTGAGCCGCACTGGCTGGAAATCTCCCGCCATAGAATCGAAACCGCCAAGCTCCAAAACACATCCTACCGGATTGTTCAGATTACCGATACCCACTGCGACCGGCGGGCAGTTCTCGAGGAGAGGCTCGTAAGCGAGGTGCGCAGGCTCAAGCCTGATATTGTTGTTTTCACCGGCGACGCCTGCAATATAGGAAAATACGCAGCCAAACAGCATTTCAGGGATATCTTCAACAATATTGATCCACCGCTCGGAATATACGGCTGCGAGGGGAACTGGTCTTTCGATACGAGAAAACTTTTCGAGCAGGCCGGCATAGATCCGCTTTTCAACGAATCAAGAACAATCGAGAAAGACGGCGAAACGCTCCAGATTTATGGAGCGGATTTCCAGTATCCAAATCTCGAAAGACTCTCAAAGCTCAATGAAGCCAGCTTCAGGCTGTTTTTGTATCACAGCCCTGATTTAATCGAATCGATCCCGCCGGGGTCAGCGGAGCTGTATCTTGCAGGCCATACCCACGGAGGACAAATTGCCCTGCCGTTCTATGGGGCGATAATCACGTTCTCGAAATTCGGCAAGAAATACGAAGAGGGAATGTTCGAGAGAGCCGGCGTGCAGATGTACGTTTGCAGAGGCGTGGGGCTGGATGGAGGCGGAGTGATTAAGGCACGTTTTCTCGCCCGCCCCGAGCTCGCTGTTTTTGATATTGTGCCCAAAGATAACTAA
- a CDS encoding GDSL-type esterase/lipase family protein, which produces MSKSKSFLFSAAFLMSFSLLSSASEKQVEDPSPERFENAIESFKKWDSKNSSPDEAVLFIGSSSIRMWQTAEAFPHLPVINRGFGGSHISDIIHYCEDVVGSYDPAVIVFYAGDNDAASAKPPEQIFEDYKQLLSKIRSDYPNTPFVYLPIKPASSRWQYWDNMSKTNQLIRSYNQKSGNLYYIDTASALLTEEGRPNNQLFLKDRLHLNKKGYEIWNDILRPRLNSIYEKLKENESKSGSCEQGACGN; this is translated from the coding sequence ATGAGTAAATCAAAAAGTTTTCTATTTTCAGCAGCCTTTCTGATGAGTTTTTCGCTATTATCTTCAGCTTCAGAGAAGCAAGTTGAAGATCCCAGCCCCGAGAGATTTGAGAACGCGATTGAATCCTTCAAAAAGTGGGACAGCAAAAACAGCTCGCCTGATGAAGCGGTTCTCTTTATCGGCAGCTCGAGCATCAGGATGTGGCAGACGGCCGAAGCCTTCCCGCACCTTCCCGTTATCAACCGCGGCTTCGGGGGCTCGCATATCTCCGATATAATTCACTACTGCGAGGATGTTGTTGGCAGCTATGATCCGGCAGTGATAGTTTTCTATGCCGGCGATAACGACGCTGCTTCCGCCAAACCCCCAGAGCAGATATTTGAAGACTACAAGCAGCTCTTGAGCAAAATCCGCAGCGACTATCCGAATACCCCGTTTGTGTATCTCCCGATTAAGCCGGCCTCAAGCCGCTGGCAGTATTGGGATAATATGAGCAAAACCAATCAGCTCATCCGCAGTTATAATCAGAAAAGCGGGAATCTCTATTACATTGACACCGCTTCGGCTCTCCTAACCGAGGAAGGCAGGCCGAACAATCAGCTCTTCCTCAAAGACCGCCTGCACCTGAACAAAAAGGGGTATGAAATCTGGAACGATATCCTCCGCCCCCGTCTCAATAGCATATATGAAAAGCTAAAGGAAAATGAAAGCAAATCCGGAAGCTGCGAACAAGGAGCCTGCGGGAATTGA
- a CDS encoding amino acid permease: MAKLERSLSMLDVFCIASGAMISSGLFVLPSIAYAQAGPASIISYIFASLLIIPGLLSKAELATAMPRSGGTYFYVQRSLGPLWGIFTGMANWFSLALKSAFAIIGIIALIEVSAALFDIQLSQFQLKSAGVLCCLFFTFLNILSVKSTTRFQIFLVAGLLIILTLYITSGFNSVRISRFDNFMPQGWSSVLSTAGLVFISFGGLTQVANIAEEVRNPARNLTLGMILAWLVVSLFYFLTIIVTFGVLYGEELESSYAPIALAANTFMSTPGFVLLSIGALTAYITTANGGLLSASRSPLAMSRDKLLPALLGRVGKTQTPYVSIIITSLFMIAAITMLEIEILVKTASTLMIILFLLDNASVIIMRESKIQSYRPEFCTPLYPYLNIIAIILYCLLIIDMGLIPLLISAGFFLLSILWYFLFTRHHTKTSSAVMRIVQRVTDIQLKTSTLENELRDILIERDNIIEDRFDRLIRSCEILDIPDSPQPEKLFAQIASSMAEELKVNRTQLYEKFIQREKQSATIIEPGLAIPHIIVNGREVFCVSVIRAKQGIKFPSSDDPVKVIFALAGSADQRNFHLRALMAIAQTLQQKNFVENFLAARTTEDIRNLILLSSRKRDSN; this comes from the coding sequence ATGGCAAAGTTAGAAAGAAGCCTCTCAATGCTCGATGTCTTCTGCATCGCCTCCGGTGCAATGATCAGCTCGGGGCTATTCGTGCTGCCGTCAATAGCCTACGCTCAGGCAGGACCTGCCTCCATAATCTCCTACATCTTCGCATCCTTGCTGATTATCCCGGGCCTGCTAAGCAAAGCCGAACTGGCAACCGCAATGCCCCGTTCCGGGGGAACATACTTCTATGTTCAGCGAAGCCTCGGACCTTTATGGGGCATATTCACAGGCATGGCAAACTGGTTCTCGCTCGCGCTGAAAAGTGCTTTCGCAATTATCGGGATAATTGCCCTTATTGAGGTCTCCGCTGCCCTTTTCGATATCCAGCTCAGCCAATTTCAGCTAAAATCCGCCGGCGTGCTTTGCTGCTTATTCTTCACTTTCCTCAACATACTCAGTGTTAAATCCACAACCCGCTTCCAAATATTCCTCGTCGCGGGTTTGCTGATCATCCTCACGTTATACATTACCAGCGGCTTCAATTCCGTCCGCATCTCACGATTTGATAACTTTATGCCCCAGGGATGGTCAAGTGTGCTCTCAACTGCCGGCCTCGTATTCATCAGCTTCGGCGGGCTCACACAAGTGGCTAACATCGCAGAAGAAGTTCGCAATCCCGCACGCAACCTAACTCTCGGAATGATACTCGCATGGCTGGTCGTAAGCCTCTTCTACTTCCTGACCATCATCGTTACTTTCGGCGTTCTATATGGCGAAGAGCTAGAATCAAGCTACGCACCCATCGCCCTGGCTGCCAATACATTTATGTCCACCCCGGGCTTCGTATTGCTCAGCATCGGCGCACTCACCGCCTACATTACCACCGCCAACGGCGGGCTTCTCTCCGCCTCACGTTCACCGCTTGCTATGAGCCGGGACAAACTGTTGCCCGCACTGCTCGGACGCGTCGGCAAAACTCAAACTCCTTACGTAAGCATTATAATCACTTCACTGTTTATGATCGCCGCTATAACAATGCTCGAAATTGAAATCCTCGTTAAAACCGCCTCGACTCTGATGATTATACTCTTCTTACTCGACAATGCCAGCGTTATAATTATGCGAGAAAGCAAAATACAGTCTTACCGCCCCGAGTTTTGCACGCCGCTGTACCCATACCTGAACATAATCGCCATAATATTATACTGCCTGCTGATTATCGATATGGGCTTGATCCCTCTGTTGATATCGGCAGGATTTTTCCTGCTCAGCATCTTGTGGTACTTCCTTTTCACCCGCCACCATACCAAAACCTCCTCAGCCGTTATGCGTATCGTTCAGCGCGTTACAGACATTCAGCTTAAAACCTCGACTCTCGAAAATGAACTGCGAGACATACTCATCGAACGCGACAACATCATAGAAGATAGATTTGACCGCCTTATCCGCAGCTGTGAAATACTTGACATCCCAGACAGCCCGCAACCCGAAAAGCTCTTCGCACAGATCGCATCGTCGATGGCCGAAGAGCTCAAGGTAAACCGCACGCAGCTTTATGAAAAATTTATCCAGCGAGAAAAACAAAGCGCAACCATCATCGAACCTGGCCTGGCCATACCACATATTATAGTAAACGGCAGAGAAGTATTCTGCGTCAGCGTAATACGGGCAAAACAAGGCATAAAGTTCCCTTCTTCAGATGATCCGGTAAAAGTAATCTTTGCTCTTGCCGGCTCAGCAGACCAGAGAAACTTCCACCTCCGTGCGCTTATGGCTATCGCACAAACACTTCAGCAGAAAAACTTCGTTGAAAACTTCCTCGCCGCAAGAACAACTGAAGATATTCGCAACCTGATACTCCTGTCTTCAAGAAAAAGAGATTCTAATTGA
- a CDS encoding IS4 family transposase yields the protein MTPAKHQYTVLKQICQYIPAYLVSKLSRFYGIDKQSRTFSCWSHIVSMLHVQIAHSLSLNDVADTLRNHSGALIPIRRATPPSRNGLSHANRVRDPRMAETLFWEVLSHIQAQHPNFGRGHKYSGLPRRFKRAIYAVDSTTIQLVANCIDWAKHRRRKAAAKCHMQLNLQTFLPQFAIVKEASTHDSTEAYQLCQNLKSGEIAVFDKAYVDFKHLADLDRRELFWVTRAKDNMKYRFVKQNTEPKGDIQYDALIELEMPKSYEAYPKQLRLVKAYVEVNGEKKLMKFITNNTQWAPSSICGLYKCRWGIEVFFKQIKQTLQLSDFLGHSQEAILWQVWTAMLAYILIRYIGFLGKWKGTFSRLFTLLRGVLFSRLDVFSVMAACGTARGSPRMVASPQQAYLPGFNM from the coding sequence ATGACACCCGCTAAGCATCAATATACAGTTCTCAAGCAGATATGCCAATATATTCCTGCTTATCTTGTTTCAAAATTATCCCGGTTTTACGGTATTGACAAGCAATCACGAACATTTTCGTGCTGGTCTCACATTGTATCTATGCTTCATGTCCAGATTGCTCACAGCCTCTCGCTGAACGACGTTGCCGACACATTGCGTAATCATTCCGGAGCTTTGATTCCTATTCGCCGTGCAACCCCACCAAGCAGGAATGGGCTTTCTCATGCAAACAGGGTTCGAGATCCTCGTATGGCAGAGACTCTCTTCTGGGAGGTGCTGTCCCATATCCAAGCCCAGCATCCTAATTTTGGCAGAGGTCATAAATACTCCGGCCTTCCAAGGCGTTTTAAGAGAGCAATATATGCGGTTGATTCAACAACGATTCAGCTTGTAGCCAACTGTATTGACTGGGCTAAACATCGCAGACGCAAAGCCGCTGCAAAGTGCCACATGCAGCTTAATCTCCAGACATTCCTGCCTCAATTTGCTATTGTAAAAGAAGCCTCAACCCATGATTCGACAGAGGCTTATCAGCTCTGTCAGAACCTTAAAAGCGGCGAAATAGCGGTTTTTGACAAGGCTTACGTGGATTTTAAGCATCTGGCTGATCTTGACAGGCGAGAATTATTCTGGGTTACCAGAGCCAAAGACAATATGAAATATCGTTTTGTTAAACAGAATACAGAACCAAAAGGTGATATCCAATACGATGCATTAATTGAACTTGAAATGCCGAAAAGCTATGAGGCCTACCCGAAGCAGCTCCGTTTGGTTAAGGCTTATGTGGAAGTTAACGGCGAGAAAAAGCTTATGAAATTTATCACTAACAATACTCAGTGGGCGCCGAGCAGTATCTGCGGCCTATATAAATGCCGATGGGGCATAGAGGTGTTTTTCAAGCAAATAAAGCAGACTTTGCAGCTAAGCGATTTCCTAGGGCATAGCCAAGAAGCGATTCTATGGCAAGTATGGACGGCAATGCTTGCTTATATTTTAATACGGTATATAGGTTTCCTCGGCAAATGGAAAGGAACATTCAGTCGATTGTTTACTTTGCTGAGGGGTGTATTATTCAGCCGGCTGGATGTTTTTAGCGTTATGGCTGCCTGTGGGACAGCACGTGGTTCACCGCGTATGGTTGCAAGCCCTCAGCAGGCTTATTTGCCAGGTTTTAATATGTAG
- a CDS encoding GDSL-type esterase/lipase family protein, which yields MVYGSYYQKTRFRGSYDPAVIVFYAGDNDAASAKPPEQIFEDYKQLLSKIRSDYPNTPFVYLPIKPASSRWQYWDNMSKTNQLIRSYNQKSGNLYYVDTASALLTEEGRPNDQLFLKDRLHLNKKGYEIWNDILRPRLNSIYEKLKGNEGKSGSCEQRACGDSKAG from the coding sequence CTGGTTTATGGCAGCTATTATCAAAAAACCCGATTTAGAGGCAGCTATGATCCGGCAGTGATAGTATTCTATGCCGGCGATAACGACGCTGCTTCCGCCAAACCCCCAGAGCAGATATTTGAAGACTACAAGCAGCTCTTGAGCAAAATCCGCAGCGACTATCCGAACACACCGTTTGTGTATCTCCCGATTAAGCCGGCCTCAAGCCGCTGGCAGTATTGGGATAATATGAGCAAAACCAATCAGCTCATCCGCAGTTATAATCAGAAAAGCGGGAATCTCTATTACGTTGACACCGCTTCGGCTCTCCTAACCGAGGAAGGCAGGCCGAACGATCAGCTCTTCCTCAAAGACCGCCTGCACCTGAACAAAAAGGGCTATGAAATCTGGAACGATATCCTCCGCCCCCGCCTCAATAGCATATATGAAAAGCTAAAGGGTAATGAAGGTAAATCCGGAAGCTGCGAACAGAGAGCCTGCGGGGATTCAAAGGCCGGGTAA
- a CDS encoding lectin-like domain-containing protein, giving the protein MMVIGYSRKLHFVFACIFSAAAAVNAAYVQEDFRGTTAPGWVIESNSAGSPGLTAETGEDPDGDGWLRLTNDQDESQGAFAYYDTAIPTNQGLVFTFDFVTWGSGGTLADGLALAIFRADVDPDPQSYGGSLAYAPQYNSPGLNGAVAGFGFDEFGNFSNPTEGRTGGPGRTQNAVAIRGSQGEDRFTGYEYQTGTGPDPLPDFSTDEVSSRDDAVIHTVKITIPTDKVISVEWKPEGEDWSYLIRDYECGLNCPDQIKFGYAASTGSLKAYHEVRNLSVTAVPEPASISIMALGGLTLLRKRRK; this is encoded by the coding sequence ATGATGGTAATAGGTTACAGCAGGAAATTACACTTTGTGTTTGCGTGTATTTTCTCAGCAGCTGCAGCGGTAAATGCGGCGTATGTGCAGGAAGATTTCAGAGGCACAACCGCCCCGGGCTGGGTGATTGAGTCTAATTCTGCCGGTTCTCCGGGATTAACTGCGGAAACAGGAGAAGACCCGGACGGCGATGGATGGCTGAGGCTTACCAATGATCAGGATGAAAGCCAAGGGGCTTTTGCTTACTACGATACCGCCATTCCTACAAATCAGGGCCTTGTTTTTACATTCGATTTTGTTACATGGGGAAGCGGAGGCACTCTTGCCGACGGCCTTGCCCTTGCTATTTTCAGAGCGGATGTGGATCCCGATCCTCAAAGCTACGGCGGCTCGCTTGCATACGCACCTCAATACAATTCTCCCGGATTGAACGGGGCTGTAGCAGGGTTCGGATTTGATGAATTCGGTAATTTCTCAAACCCTACTGAAGGCAGAACAGGAGGTCCCGGGCGAACTCAAAATGCTGTGGCAATACGAGGCTCACAGGGGGAAGACAGATTCACCGGATATGAGTATCAAACGGGAACCGGCCCAGACCCATTGCCTGATTTCTCAACAGATGAAGTGAGTTCAAGGGATGATGCCGTTATACATACGGTAAAGATTACAATCCCCACAGACAAGGTGATCTCTGTAGAGTGGAAACCGGAAGGGGAAGACTGGTCTTATCTGATAAGAGATTACGAGTGCGGGCTTAACTGCCCCGATCAAATCAAATTCGGTTATGCCGCCTCAACAGGGTCACTTAAAGCCTACCACGAGGTAAGAAATCTGAGCGTAACAGCTGTTCCTGAGCCTGCCTCAATTTCCATCATGGCCTTGGGAGGATTAACACTCCTTAGAAAACGAAGAAAATAA
- a CDS encoding GEVED domain-containing protein codes for MKKLLFSSILILLIPGIICAEPYFSKQGAADWQEALDAGFIRGLTPSEWDGYMNQWQQFLGPGGVPYPVDTQFLPPELYVAENAGDMDEQPGLVMAWGEDGQSDGDYASAWVYEYGVDPDLSGAVIQITVVPPQYGPTGSQVNTVSFGIRDMNGAIRSWHWVCGPGGIPWNTPTTITINAWMTGIGATTPSASGFMNNPAFDITKVIDFIVDENAAWVGGAAPVPPPGQTVPKPWNYWYDLIVRPSDNPEGMTVGFNPEIHQDIENPDLWPNDYHMEFVVESYNPFNPDVPAPPILLSHIDDMFMSFDYSITPLGDGYYQVEMDWSNPVEDPIPYCTVIHLGFELEVINSNVILEVKGWWTKDGEPVGDIAEPNLPNDGFTPLLGFRVEDGMINPPPIGMPEFGYLTLRNGDGNPDTSQGEIPVEIVQLELAVLSPEELANQLGDYPFGELNSSSPLQQELPWQPALIDGALVGENNPVNMPPDSFFDVFFDIDLPEPTPIDAGDFVIIREKVRFTNNNNMVEERWSWHMHEADNGECDLGDAPDDTNAAFAPMTTYPAAVAAKFPTTYQNGSPPFGPIHFWPASGPYLGTGVTLEWDADFGSDEDPTNNIIPVSNTADKDFADDGIIGMPLSMPKCENTAFDYRVTVPSAAAGLSAYVNAWADFNRDGDWDDVIVCQDSGQQVSEWIVQDQPLANLSAGVQTFTTPPFYSWHPGSADEEPMWLRITISPLPFTGSGDPVAAGSGPPWGYTYGETEDYLFVPVTTEGDTCDCADLTGDGFVDLSDLACMASQWLTSCP; via the coding sequence ATGAAGAAGTTATTATTTTCCTCAATTCTGATCCTGCTTATCCCGGGGATTATCTGTGCGGAGCCGTATTTCTCGAAGCAGGGTGCTGCCGATTGGCAGGAGGCTCTGGATGCGGGTTTTATTCGCGGCCTCACCCCTTCAGAGTGGGATGGTTATATGAACCAGTGGCAGCAGTTTCTAGGCCCTGGCGGAGTGCCCTATCCTGTTGATACTCAGTTTCTCCCGCCTGAGCTTTATGTTGCAGAGAACGCCGGAGATATGGACGAACAGCCCGGGCTTGTGATGGCTTGGGGCGAAGACGGCCAGTCCGACGGCGACTATGCCAGCGCGTGGGTGTATGAGTACGGAGTGGATCCGGACTTGAGCGGAGCGGTGATTCAGATTACCGTTGTCCCGCCGCAGTACGGCCCGACCGGAAGTCAGGTAAACACCGTGTCTTTCGGGATACGTGATATGAACGGGGCGATTCGTTCATGGCACTGGGTCTGCGGGCCGGGCGGTATCCCTTGGAACACGCCCACAACGATTACGATCAACGCCTGGATGACCGGTATAGGCGCGACGACGCCTTCAGCCTCAGGCTTTATGAACAACCCCGCATTCGACATCACAAAGGTGATTGATTTCATCGTGGACGAGAATGCCGCTTGGGTAGGCGGGGCAGCTCCAGTGCCGCCTCCAGGACAGACTGTTCCAAAGCCTTGGAACTACTGGTACGACCTTATTGTTAGGCCGAGCGATAACCCAGAGGGGATGACAGTGGGCTTCAATCCCGAGATCCATCAGGATATCGAAAACCCCGATCTCTGGCCGAACGACTATCATATGGAGTTTGTAGTGGAGTCTTACAATCCCTTCAATCCGGATGTTCCCGCCCCGCCGATTCTTCTCTCGCATATTGATGATATGTTTATGTCTTTCGATTACAGCATAACCCCGCTGGGCGACGGGTATTATCAGGTGGAGATGGACTGGTCTAACCCGGTAGAAGACCCTATTCCATACTGCACGGTAATACATCTGGGCTTCGAGCTGGAGGTTATAAACAGCAATGTGATTTTGGAAGTGAAGGGCTGGTGGACGAAGGACGGAGAGCCGGTGGGCGATATTGCCGAACCTAATTTGCCAAACGACGGGTTTACCCCGCTTTTGGGATTTAGAGTGGAAGACGGAATGATAAACCCGCCGCCGATCGGGATGCCTGAATTCGGCTATCTCACGCTTCGTAACGGAGACGGCAACCCCGATACCTCGCAGGGCGAGATTCCTGTGGAGATAGTGCAGCTTGAGCTGGCGGTTCTCAGCCCTGAGGAGCTGGCAAATCAGCTGGGCGATTATCCTTTCGGCGAGCTCAACTCATCCAGCCCGCTTCAGCAGGAGCTTCCGTGGCAGCCTGCTCTAATCGACGGCGCGCTGGTGGGCGAGAATAATCCGGTGAATATGCCGCCGGACAGCTTCTTTGATGTATTCTTTGATATAGATTTGCCCGAGCCAACGCCGATTGATGCCGGCGATTTCGTGATTATCCGCGAGAAGGTAAGATTTACAAACAACAATAATATGGTTGAGGAAAGATGGTCTTGGCATATGCACGAGGCGGACAACGGAGAATGCGATCTGGGCGATGCTCCGGACGATACCAACGCTGCGTTCGCCCCTATGACCACTTACCCCGCTGCTGTTGCTGCGAAATTCCCAACGACCTATCAAAACGGCAGCCCGCCTTTCGGCCCGATACACTTCTGGCCTGCCTCAGGCCCGTATCTGGGTACGGGAGTAACGCTGGAATGGGACGCAGACTTCGGCTCCGATGAGGATCCTACGAACAATATCATCCCGGTATCCAACACAGCTGACAAAGATTTCGCTGACGACGGAATCATTGGTATGCCGCTCTCAATGCCGAAATGCGAGAATACGGCATTCGATTACCGCGTAACAGTGCCTTCAGCGGCTGCTGGATTATCCGCCTACGTTAATGCATGGGCTGATTTCAACCGCGACGGCGACTGGGACGATGTGATTGTATGCCAAGACAGCGGACAGCAGGTTAGCGAGTGGATCGTGCAGGACCAGCCGCTTGCGAATCTCAGCGCAGGCGTGCAGACATTTACCACCCCCCCATTCTACTCCTGGCACCCGGGCAGCGCTGATGAAGAGCCGATGTGGCTCAGGATTACGATTTCACCCCTGCCGTTTACAGGCAGCGGCGACCCGGTGGCAGCGGGCTCAGGCCCTCCATGGGGCTACACCTACGGCGAAACAGAAGATTATCTCTTCGTTCCCGTTACAACCGAAGGAGATACCTGCGACTGCGCAGACCTCACAGGCGACGGCTTTGTGGACCTGAGCGACCTTGCCTGTATGGCAAGCCAATGGCTCACAAGCTGCCCGTAA